The nucleotide sequence TTTGGAGGATCGATGATCAAAGTCGGCGTAATTGGCGCCACGGGCTACACCGGATTGGAGCTGATCCGGCTGCTCGTCCATCATCCACAGGTAAATCTGTGTTTCGCCACCTCGAAGTCGCGCGCGGGCGAACGTCTTCCAGCGGTGTTCCCTTCCGCACCGGACGTACCGCTGATCGATCCCGCAGAGGCACCTTTGAAAGACACGCAGGTCGTTTTCCTCTGCCTGCCGCACGCCGAATCGGCGCAGGTTGCCGTCCAGGCGCTGGCTGCAGGCGTTCGCGTCGGCGACCTCAGCGCCGACTTCCGCCTGCGTGATGCCAAAAACTACCAGAAATGGTACGTAGTGGAGCAACCCGCTACGGAACTGCAGCAAGAAGCAGTTTACGGGCTGACGGAAGCCGTACGCGCCGATCTGCCGGGTGCGAGGCTGGTCGCCAACCCGGGCTGCTACCCGACCAGCGTGCTGCTGGCGCTCAAGCCGCTGCTCGATGAAAACGCCATCCACAGCACGGTCATCGTCGACTCGAAATCGGGCGTCTCCGGCGCCGGGCGCAAGCCGAAGCTGACGACGCAATTCGTCGAGGTGGACGGCAATCTTTCGCCGTACAACGTCGGCCGCACGCATCGTCACCTTCCCGAGATGGAGCAGGCTGCCGCCTGGTGGTCGGACGACGCGCCGGCGTTGATCTTCTCGCCGCACCTCGTCCCCGCGCCGCGCGGTCTGCTTTCCACGATTTACGTTCATCTCGACTCGAATTGGAACGAGAAGATAGTGCGCCAGCTTTACGATCGGGCCTATGGAAACGAAGCGTTCATTCACGTGTTGTCACAAGGTGAAACTGCGACCTACGCACACGTCAATTACACCAACCGCTGCGCCATCGGCCTGACGCTGACCGAAGGTGTGCTCATCCTCACCTCGGCCATCGACAACCTGATCAAAGGCGCTTCCGGCCAGGCCGTCCAGAACATGAACGCCATGTTCGGCATCGACGAAACTGCCGGATTACCGGACTGAACCGAGGGCTGCATCCATGCGCGTGATCAAGATCGGCGGAAACGAACTCGACAAATCGGATTTCATGCCCAACTTTGCCCAGGTATTACGCGACATGGACGAGCCCACCGTCATCGTGCACGGCGGCGGCAAGGCGGTGGATGAACTGCAGCAGCGCCTGGGTCAGGAAACGATCAAGATCCAGGGCATGCGCCGCACCGACAGCGATACGCTGCACACGGCTTTGATGGTGCTCTGCGGTCTGGTGGGCAAGCAGCTCGCCGCCGCATTGTTGACCGCCGGAGTCGACGCCGTCAGTCTGTGCGGGGTGGATGGCGGTCTGCTGCGGGTGAAGAAACTGGAGATCCCCGACGGAGACCTGGGCTACGTGGGAGAAATCATCTCCGTGCGCGCCGATTTGTTGATGGACTTGCTGGCGCAGGGCATCACCCCCGTGATCGCCCCAATTTCTCTCGGCACGGACGGACAGATCTACAACGTCAACGCCGACCAGGCGGCGAGCGCCATCGCCGTGGCGCTCCAGGCCGAACACATCGATTTCGTCTCCAACGTACCCGGCGTGATGGTCGATGGGGAAATCCTCGCCTGCCTCACTCGAGACGAAGCCGGGCAGCTTATGGCCAGCGGCGCGATCAACGGCGGCATGGTCCCCAAAGTACAGGCGGCGCTGGACGTATCCGGGAAAGGCATTCCCAACGTGCGCATCGTCGATCTGAACGGACTCGAGCAGGATCGCGGTACGACGTTCACGATCCCGGATTCCCGATCCGCAAGTACGACTCCCAGGAATGAAGGTGCCCCATGAAACCAAGTGAGATTCCGCAAGCAGAAGCCCGATATATCGTTCCGACTTACTCCCGACCCGACGTCGTCTTTACCCACGGTGAAGGGGTGTATTTGTTCGACAGCGAAGGGAATCGCTATCTGGATTGGGTCAGTGGAATTGCCGTGACTGCCCTGGGCCACAGCGATCCCGAGTGGGTGCAGGTGGTCCGGGACCAGGCCGGCAAGCTGACCCACGTCAGCAACCTGTACCACACTGCACCCCACGTCGAACTCGCCCAGCGCCTGGTGGAATCGTCCTTCGCCGACCGTGTGTATTACTGCAATTCGGGCGCCGAAGCGAACGAAGCGGCGCTCAAATTTGTCCGCAAATGGGCCGGTGTGCATTTTGGTGCGAGTAAAAAACACATCGTGGCCTTCGAGCACTGCTTTCACGGCCGAACGTACGGTGCACTCTCACTCACCTACAAAGCCAAATACCGCATGCCCTTCGCACCCCTCCTGCCGGACATCAGTTTCATACCGTTGAACGACATCGAGGCCGCCCAGCACGCCATCGGAGAAACGACCTGCGCCGTGTTTATCGAACCCTTGCAAGGTGAAGGCGGTATCCATCCGGCGGAAGGCGTTTTCTTGAGTGAACTGCGATCGCTTTGTAATACCCACGAGGCGCTGCTCGTGTTCGACGAGGTACAGTGTGGGCTGGGCCGCACGGGATACCTTTGGGCGCACGACGCCCACGGCGTAAATCCGGACATCATGACTCTCGCCAAACCACTCGCCGGCGGTTTACCCATCGGCGCCACCTTGGTCACCGAGGAGATCGCCAGAGCGATCAAGGTGGGCGACCACGGCAGCACCTTCGCCGCTGGACCGCTCGTCTGCCGCGCCGCCCAGGTAGTCTTCGACCGCATCTCCCAACCAGAATTCCTGCAGGGAGTACGCAGCAAGGGCGAGAAAATCATGAGGCAATTGAAGGAAGTCGACTCCGCGCACATCCTCGACGTGCGCGGTGCGGGATTGCTGATCGGCGTCGAATTCGACCAACCGGTTAAACCCTTGATCGACGCGGCGCGCGGACGAGGCTTGTTGGTCGTCAACGCAGGAGAAAACGTGCTGCGGATTTGCCCACCGCTGGTCATCAACAACGAGGAACTCGAAGAAGGCCTGGAAATTCTTGGCGACTGCATCGCCGATTTGTGAGGTACAGGAGAACCGGTATGAAAAAAACCCGACCCGGGAAACTCAAGGACGTGGAGGGGATCGCACGACTGGTTGGCGTTCATGCCCGCAACGGTAAAATTCTGCCGCGCTCGCCGGAAGCCATCCGGGAGAGCATCGAAGATTGGATCGTGATCAACGGCAGTGAATCGATCGTGGCTTGCGGTTCGCTATATTTCTACAGCCCACACCTTGCAGAAGTGCGTTCCCTGGTCGTCGATGAAAGCACGGAAAGAGTAGGACTGGGTTCGGCCATCGTGGGTGCGTTGATCGATGAGGCGCTGCGGCGCGGCGTGCATACCCTGTTTGCGCTGACGCGCGTGGCGCCCTTTTTCGAACGCCTCGGCTTCACCCGCAGCGATAAGAACTGGTTCCCCGAAAAAATCTGGAAGGACTGCGCACTCTGTTCGGTGCAAGACCAATGCGACGAGAGCGCCGTCGTTCTCCACCTGAGTGATATGCGCCCACCCAACCATGGGAGCTCACATACAAAAACTGGAGGTCAAAATGCCCAAACCAAAAATCAATAAAGCCGTATTGGCCTATTCCGGCGGCCTGGACACATCGGTCATCGTTCCCTGGTTGCGTGAGAACTACGGCTGCGAAGTGATATGTTTCTGCGCCGACGTCGGTCAGGGTGAGGAACTCGGCGGACTGGAAGAGAAAAGTACCGCATCCGGAGCCACCAAGTTGGTGAAAAAAGACTTGCGCGAGGAGTTCGCCCGTGATTTTCTCATGCCCATGGTTCAATCCGGCGCGGTGTACGAATCGCAGTAT is from Anaerolineales bacterium and encodes:
- the argB gene encoding acetylglutamate kinase encodes the protein MRVIKIGGNELDKSDFMPNFAQVLRDMDEPTVIVHGGGKAVDELQQRLGQETIKIQGMRRTDSDTLHTALMVLCGLVGKQLAAALLTAGVDAVSLCGVDGGLLRVKKLEIPDGDLGYVGEIISVRADLLMDLLAQGITPVIAPISLGTDGQIYNVNADQAASAIAVALQAEHIDFVSNVPGVMVDGEILACLTRDEAGQLMASGAINGGMVPKVQAALDVSGKGIPNVRIVDLNGLEQDRGTTFTIPDSRSASTTPRNEGAP
- a CDS encoding acetylornithine/succinylornithine family transaminase; the encoded protein is MKPSEIPQAEARYIVPTYSRPDVVFTHGEGVYLFDSEGNRYLDWVSGIAVTALGHSDPEWVQVVRDQAGKLTHVSNLYHTAPHVELAQRLVESSFADRVYYCNSGAEANEAALKFVRKWAGVHFGASKKHIVAFEHCFHGRTYGALSLTYKAKYRMPFAPLLPDISFIPLNDIEAAQHAIGETTCAVFIEPLQGEGGIHPAEGVFLSELRSLCNTHEALLVFDEVQCGLGRTGYLWAHDAHGVNPDIMTLAKPLAGGLPIGATLVTEEIARAIKVGDHGSTFAAGPLVCRAAQVVFDRISQPEFLQGVRSKGEKIMRQLKEVDSAHILDVRGAGLLIGVEFDQPVKPLIDAARGRGLLVVNAGENVLRICPPLVINNEELEEGLEILGDCIADL
- the argC gene encoding N-acetyl-gamma-glutamyl-phosphate reductase — encoded protein: FGGSMIKVGVIGATGYTGLELIRLLVHHPQVNLCFATSKSRAGERLPAVFPSAPDVPLIDPAEAPLKDTQVVFLCLPHAESAQVAVQALAAGVRVGDLSADFRLRDAKNYQKWYVVEQPATELQQEAVYGLTEAVRADLPGARLVANPGCYPTSVLLALKPLLDENAIHSTVIVDSKSGVSGAGRKPKLTTQFVEVDGNLSPYNVGRTHRHLPEMEQAAAWWSDDAPALIFSPHLVPAPRGLLSTIYVHLDSNWNEKIVRQLYDRAYGNEAFIHVLSQGETATYAHVNYTNRCAIGLTLTEGVLILTSAIDNLIKGASGQAVQNMNAMFGIDETAGLPD
- a CDS encoding GNAT family N-acetyltransferase; protein product: MKKTRPGKLKDVEGIARLVGVHARNGKILPRSPEAIRESIEDWIVINGSESIVACGSLYFYSPHLAEVRSLVVDESTERVGLGSAIVGALIDEALRRGVHTLFALTRVAPFFERLGFTRSDKNWFPEKIWKDCALCSVQDQCDESAVVLHLSDMRPPNHGSSHTKTGGQNAQTKNQ